The genomic region CTCATGTACTGCTGGGCCCTGCGCCCCTTCGGGCGGCTCGGCTGGCTCGCCGGGTTCCTGTTCCTGGCGTGCGCCGCACTCAGGCTGGCCCGGTTCAACGTGCAGGTGGACACCGTCGAGAGCAAGCGCTTCGTGGGGCTTCCCACCCCGGCCGCCGCCAGCATGGTCTCGGCCACGGTGCTCTTCTTCTACCACATGGGATGGCCCGCCTCTTACAACAAGCTCCTCATCCTGGTCCTGATCTACTTCCTGGCGCTGCTCATGGTTTCCAACGTCCGCTACTATTCTTTCAAGGACCCGAGCCTGATCAAGCGGCAGCCGTTCGCCTTCCTGGTGCTGGCTGTGCTCCTTTTGATCGTCATCGCGGCCGAACCGGTGATCATGCTATTCACCATCTTCATCTGCTACATCCTTTCCGGGCCGGTCGGCTTCGTGCTCACCTACCCCCGCCGGCGCAGGCTGGAGCGGGCGATGCACCGCGGGCACGAGGGGATGAAAAGGCAGCTGTAGCGCCGCTGCAGGAGCGGTTTTCGACCCCGGCCTGAGCAGGGGCTGCCTGCCGCCAACATTGTTTTAATGGTTCAAACAGAAAAACCGCTTGACAGCAGTCGGCGGTTTTTCCTATTATCGCTTGAAATGTAAAGGCAGTGACGAGGAGTAGTAGCCTTTTCCTTCCCCTTCAGAGAGCCGGTGGTTGGTGCGAACCGGTGAGGAAGCAAGGTGAACTCGCCTTTGAGCCGCCGCAGTGAAACACGTGTTTTACTACCATGACGCGTGCTAGCTGGGGCCGTCCACCCGCGTAAAGGGTCAATGAGGTCCGCCAGAGGCGGATGAATGAGGGTGGTACCGCGGAAGCTTTCTGAAAGCCTTCGCCCCTTGCTGGGGCGGAGGCTTTTTTTATTTTCAGC from Citrifermentans bremense harbors:
- the pssA gene encoding CDP-diacylglycerol--serine O-phosphatidyltransferase, which gives rise to MRKGIYILPNLFTAGSLFAGFYCMVSTVNGDFRTAALWILASSIFDGLDGKVARLTGTSSKFGVEFDSLADVVSFGAAPGLLMYCWALRPFGRLGWLAGFLFLACAALRLARFNVQVDTVESKRFVGLPTPAAASMVSATVLFFYHMGWPASYNKLLILVLIYFLALLMVSNVRYYSFKDPSLIKRQPFAFLVLAVLLLIVIAAEPVIMLFTIFICYILSGPVGFVLTYPRRRRLERAMHRGHEGMKRQL